The Nitrospira sp. genome contains a region encoding:
- a CDS encoding universal stress protein, whose product MRVVIGVDWSDRAFAAVTQTFHLYHPTDVTLVHGVDLGILEHPVVAEAGNVQGYDGFRSAMIDAGHQVLERAAATIPAEVESVRKINEIGSPAQLILDSAQNLSADLIVVGARGRSRLSEVILGSVSHRVLIHGSRPTLIMRGAARKVQRVLIAIESREDADRMVKWLTRHPFVDPAELCVFHAVVPIGVDDPYDALGTRPWWEGLERYADELVASTAAKLLNPHVTVHTKVATGDPAATIEQEAKAMDLVVVTSHGRKGLSRFLLGSVSHAVVHHVTCPVLVLR is encoded by the coding sequence ATGAGAGTCGTCATCGGGGTTGATTGGTCGGATCGAGCCTTTGCCGCTGTGACGCAGACGTTCCACCTCTACCATCCAACGGATGTCACGCTGGTCCATGGCGTTGACTTGGGGATCTTGGAACATCCCGTCGTGGCAGAAGCGGGCAACGTGCAGGGATATGATGGGTTTCGCAGCGCCATGATCGATGCAGGACACCAGGTGCTGGAGCGCGCTGCCGCCACGATACCGGCCGAGGTCGAATCGGTCCGGAAGATCAATGAAATCGGGAGTCCCGCTCAACTCATTCTTGACAGTGCTCAGAACCTCTCGGCCGATCTGATCGTTGTCGGTGCGCGCGGGCGAAGCCGCCTTTCTGAGGTGATCCTCGGAAGCGTGTCCCATCGGGTGCTCATCCACGGCTCCCGCCCGACGTTGATCATGAGAGGCGCTGCGCGCAAGGTGCAGCGGGTCCTCATTGCGATTGAGAGCCGAGAGGATGCCGATCGAATGGTGAAATGGTTGACGCGACATCCCTTCGTCGATCCTGCCGAACTCTGCGTCTTTCATGCCGTCGTTCCGATCGGAGTGGACGACCCCTATGACGCGTTGGGAACGAGGCCATGGTGGGAGGGGTTGGAGCGCTATGCGGACGAACTCGTCGCATCGACCGCCGCCAAGCTCTTGAACCCGCACGTTACGGTTCATACGAAAGTCGCCACCGGGGATCCTGCAGCGACGATCGAACAGGAGGCGAAGGCCATGGATCTCGTGGTCGTGACTTCCCATGGACGCAAAGGCCTCTCTCGCTTCCTCTTGGGGAGCGTCTCCCACGCTGTTGTTCATCACGTGACGTGTCCCGTACTGGTTCTACGATGA
- a CDS encoding ATPase: MTAKTKAGLGARRDRTVQEYQHDTYKLRGKLKEPTVCIDCGALYHKGRWTWGAKPADADEISCPACMRIRDKYPKGLVTLKGSFKDVQHEQVIGLVKNAEERENREHPLSRIMSIDTTPEGLVISTTDTHLPRRIGEALKHAHHGELELHYDQGEEFVRVIWTR; this comes from the coding sequence ATGACGGCGAAAACGAAAGCAGGCTTGGGAGCTCGACGCGACCGGACCGTCCAGGAGTATCAGCACGACACCTATAAGCTGCGTGGGAAACTCAAGGAGCCCACAGTCTGTATCGACTGCGGGGCTCTGTATCATAAGGGACGGTGGACTTGGGGCGCGAAGCCGGCAGACGCCGATGAAATCAGTTGCCCTGCCTGCATGCGAATCCGAGACAAGTATCCCAAAGGTTTAGTCACGCTTAAAGGCAGTTTCAAGGACGTGCAGCACGAACAAGTCATCGGCCTGGTGAAGAATGCGGAGGAAAGAGAAAACAGGGAACACCCTCTGTCTCGAATCATGTCGATCGACACGACACCCGAAGGCCTCGTCATCTCCACGACGGACACTCATTTGCCCAGACGCATCGGCGAGGCCTTGAAGCATGCGCATCACGGCGAGCTGGAGCTGCATTACGACCAAGGTGAAGAGTTCGTGCGGGTCATATGGACGAGATGA
- a CDS encoding phosphoribosyltransferase encodes MTFKNREEAGRQLVDRLIQYRDDPTALILSLPRGGVAIGYQLSLGLHLPLDVFIARKLAWPDNPEYALGAVGETGMVYLNPEATTAFNLSPTDLQTLVQTQQQEIARRQGLYRQGRRLPTVTDRAVILVDDGIATGSTFFASVQSIRHLKPRRLIGAIPVGPTETIQEARTQVDELVVLATPDPFWAVGNHYIDFTQVSDHDVVQYLNLADASLLEWNIRTHSPTG; translated from the coding sequence GTGACGTTCAAGAATCGCGAAGAGGCAGGCCGGCAACTTGTTGACCGACTGATTCAATACCGTGATGACCCGACGGCTCTTATCCTGTCGCTCCCACGAGGAGGGGTAGCCATCGGATATCAGTTAAGCCTGGGGTTGCATCTTCCATTGGACGTCTTCATCGCCAGAAAACTGGCATGGCCGGATAATCCGGAGTATGCATTGGGCGCGGTGGGTGAAACAGGGATGGTTTATTTGAACCCTGAAGCAACAACCGCGTTCAATCTCTCTCCGACGGATCTCCAGACGCTTGTTCAAACGCAGCAGCAGGAGATCGCTCGACGGCAGGGTCTCTATCGCCAGGGCCGGCGCCTCCCTACGGTGACCGACCGCGCGGTCATCCTCGTGGATGACGGCATCGCCACCGGATCCACATTCTTTGCATCCGTTCAGTCCATCAGACACCTCAAACCGCGCCGCCTGATTGGGGCCATTCCGGTCGGCCCGACGGAAACCATCCAGGAAGCCCGCACACAAGTGGACGAGCTGGTAGTGCTTGCCACACCGGACCCGTTCTGGGCCGTGGGCAATCACTATATCGACTTTACCCAAGTCAGCGACCATGACGTGGTGCAGTATTTGAATCTGGCGGATGCGTCGCTGTTGGAATGGAACATACGGACCCATTCTCCAACCGGCTGA
- a CDS encoding Hsp20/alpha crystallin family protein, whose amino-acid sequence MSGLTRWEPTTRWNPFKEIEEMEKRLSSFFGRSPAAGGGEKNEAITVAEWSPLVDISEDDKEYLIKAEIPEMKKEDIKLNVHDDVLTITGERKYEKEEKSKKYHRVERAYGSFVRSFTLPEDADGTKVGAEYKDGVLKIHLPKSEKVKPKAIEVKVT is encoded by the coding sequence ATGAGCGGCTTGACGCGATGGGAACCGACGACACGATGGAACCCGTTCAAAGAAATCGAAGAGATGGAGAAACGACTTTCGAGCTTTTTCGGTCGTTCACCGGCTGCCGGCGGCGGCGAGAAGAACGAGGCCATCACCGTCGCGGAGTGGTCGCCGTTGGTGGATATCTCCGAAGATGACAAGGAGTACCTGATCAAGGCCGAAATTCCAGAAATGAAGAAAGAAGACATCAAGTTGAACGTGCATGACGATGTCCTGACCATCACGGGAGAACGAAAGTACGAGAAGGAAGAGAAGAGCAAGAAGTATCACCGAGTCGAGCGCGCCTATGGAAGCTTTGTACGGAGCTTTACCCTACCGGAGGATGCGGACGGCACCAAAGTCGGGGCCGAGTATAAGGACGGCGTGCTCAAGATTCATCTCCCGAAGTCTGAAAAAGTCAAACCCAAGGCGATCGAAGTAAAGGTGACCTGA
- a CDS encoding prohibitin family protein, whose product MKVSFTARLLFLLIPIVMIIQGCSNTVNPGSRGLRWYPLTSGLMKEPLKEGFYWRAPWNDVLVFDTRLKSFKEKVDALTADDLPVTVYAAITMRPMPDEIYFLAQEVGPDWYKQLVQPQLLSAVRGVVANYTMVTLPERSSEIGNKIEAVVVESLKGRHLDVYNVALSEMEFSQMVLRAIEQKQAKEQEKEQKDFEVVIAQRNAEIARIQAKGEGDSLKIRAEGEADSMRIRAMGQSQAQEIITKTLTRDYLQFKLYESPNSKTIIVPEKLNVPLIVSPGADQSR is encoded by the coding sequence ATGAAAGTGTCATTCACAGCTCGTCTATTGTTCTTACTGATCCCGATCGTGATGATCATCCAGGGCTGCAGTAATACGGTGAATCCGGGAAGTCGAGGGCTGCGGTGGTATCCCCTCACGAGCGGCCTGATGAAGGAACCGCTCAAGGAAGGATTCTACTGGCGAGCGCCCTGGAATGACGTCCTCGTATTCGACACCAGATTGAAGAGCTTCAAGGAGAAGGTGGATGCCCTGACCGCAGATGATCTCCCAGTCACCGTCTATGCCGCCATCACCATGCGCCCAATGCCCGATGAAATCTATTTTCTGGCTCAGGAAGTGGGGCCTGACTGGTACAAGCAGCTGGTTCAACCGCAATTGTTGTCGGCCGTGCGAGGGGTTGTCGCAAACTACACCATGGTGACGCTTCCCGAGCGTAGCAGCGAAATCGGGAACAAGATCGAAGCTGTCGTGGTCGAGTCATTGAAAGGTCGCCATCTGGATGTCTACAACGTGGCGCTCTCGGAGATGGAGTTTTCACAGATGGTGTTGAGAGCGATCGAACAAAAGCAGGCAAAAGAGCAGGAAAAAGAGCAGAAGGACTTCGAGGTCGTGATTGCGCAACGCAATGCCGAGATTGCACGTATTCAGGCAAAGGGTGAAGGTGATTCATTGAAGATTCGTGCGGAAGGCGAAGCCGACAGCATGAGAATTCGTGCCATGGGGCAGTCACAGGCGCAGGAAATCATCACCAAAACGCTGACGCGTGACTACTTGCAGTTCAAACTGTATGAAAGTCCCAATTCCAAGACGATCATCGTGCCGGAGAAGCTCAATGTTCCGCTGATTGTCAGCCCTGGTGCCGATCAATCGCGATAG
- a CDS encoding ABC transporter substrate-binding protein: protein MSWIDELSKERLTPWLCGRSRRPPACHLSMTALALTVLLPFAFAAPPQGGETPMEAVRETVTEILGILEDPALKDPAKRMVRRHKLEEIAAARFDYAEMSKRVLGSYWKPLTEEQRKEFVAVYKSFLSDRYAGKIEDYTGRKQEAGYLTERIEGSYAEVRTELRSEKTTLPLDYRLLLNENRWLAYDIIIDGVSLVSNYRSQFQKIIRESSYEELINKLRERAIPPDTKNKPRPAGS from the coding sequence TTGTCTTGGATTGACGAACTATCCAAGGAACGACTCACGCCATGGCTCTGCGGGAGGAGTCGGAGGCCTCCCGCGTGTCATCTGTCGATGACGGCGCTTGCCTTGACCGTTCTCTTACCCTTCGCCTTCGCCGCTCCCCCGCAAGGCGGAGAGACGCCTATGGAAGCCGTGCGCGAAACGGTTACCGAGATTCTCGGCATCCTCGAAGATCCTGCACTGAAAGACCCGGCGAAGCGCATGGTGCGGCGTCACAAGCTGGAAGAGATCGCGGCCGCTAGATTTGACTACGCAGAAATGTCAAAGCGGGTGTTGGGCAGTTATTGGAAACCGCTCACTGAGGAGCAGCGAAAAGAGTTCGTCGCAGTGTACAAAAGTTTCCTCTCGGACCGGTATGCGGGAAAAATCGAAGATTATACCGGACGCAAACAAGAAGCGGGCTACCTGACGGAACGGATCGAAGGATCGTACGCGGAAGTCAGGACCGAATTGCGTTCGGAGAAGACAACCCTTCCGCTCGACTACCGCCTCTTGCTCAATGAAAACCGATGGCTTGCCTACGATATCATCATAGACGGCGTCAGCTTAGTGAGTAATTATCGAAGTCAGTTTCAAAAGATCATTCGCGAGAGTTCCTATGAGGAGTTGATTAACAAACTGCGCGAACGGGCCATTCCGCCGGACACGAAGAACAAACCTCGCCCGGCCGGTTCGTGA
- a CDS encoding dodecin domain-containing protein translates to MSVAKIIEISAESPTSFEDAIVQGIARASKTVHGITSAWVKEQHVVVENNKVSLYRVDLKVTFVLD, encoded by the coding sequence ATGTCAGTTGCAAAAATCATCGAGATCAGCGCCGAATCGCCCACTAGTTTTGAAGACGCCATTGTCCAGGGTATCGCCCGAGCATCCAAGACGGTTCACGGGATCACATCCGCGTGGGTGAAAGAGCAACATGTGGTGGTCGAGAACAACAAGGTCTCCTTGTATCGAGTGGATCTGAAGGTGACGTTTGTCTTGGATTGA